In one window of Protaetiibacter larvae DNA:
- the ligA gene encoding NAD-dependent DNA ligase LigA — protein MATGSELQAAHAEAEQLTARILELREAYYARDTTLVADSEYDALMHRLEELERLFPELQSQDSPTQTVGAGTSTGGLATIEHAERMLSLDNVFSPDELRDWCVKTADAAARPVSWLTELKIDGLALNLRYEHGVLTSAATRGDGRVGELVTENALRLADVPARLAGEGHPALVEVRGEVFIPVAAFERLNELQAELRERAFAESAERAKGRSAAFDEERARLSAARRFPAFANPRNAASGGLRQQLDKKDGLELEAALARIGALRLFVHGIGAWPDPPVAAQSEVYDILRGWGLPTTPYSPVSADVDGVLAYVAHYGEHRHDVEHEIDGIVVKVDELALHDELGATSRAPRWAIAYKYPPEEVQTRLLDIVVSVGRTGRATPFAVMEPARVSGSTVRQATLHNQDVVKAKGVLIGDTVVLRKAGDVIPEVLGPVVELRDGTEREFVMPANCPECGTPLAPAKEGDIDLRCPNARACPAQVRGRVEHIGSRGALDIEGLGEVGAAALTQPESPKPAPLETEAGLFDLTLEQLMPIEVVVRDVETGERKRLDDGSLDTRTPFRKIVQQARKDQPAIEGPSEAAKTLLDELEKAKSKELWRFLVALNIRHVGPVAARALADWFGSLAAIRSATRDELAAVDGVGGIIADAVLDWFTVDWHLEIVERWAAAGVPWATPGHPGPGRAAAIDGPLSGLTIVVTGSMPEHSRDGAQEAVIAAGGKAASSVSKKTDYVVIGPGAGSKATKAAELGIPVIEADDFSRFLAEGPSILG, from the coding sequence GTGGCAACCGGATCCGAGCTGCAGGCGGCCCACGCCGAGGCCGAACAGCTCACCGCCCGCATCCTCGAACTGCGCGAGGCGTACTACGCGCGCGACACCACGCTCGTCGCCGACTCCGAATACGACGCCCTCATGCACCGCCTCGAAGAGCTCGAGCGCCTGTTCCCCGAGCTGCAGAGCCAGGACTCGCCCACCCAGACGGTCGGCGCAGGCACGAGCACGGGCGGCCTCGCCACGATCGAGCACGCCGAGCGGATGCTGAGCCTCGACAACGTGTTCTCGCCCGACGAGCTGCGCGACTGGTGCGTGAAGACCGCGGACGCCGCGGCGCGACCCGTCTCGTGGCTCACCGAGCTCAAGATCGACGGCCTCGCCCTCAACCTGCGTTACGAGCACGGCGTGCTCACCTCGGCTGCCACCCGCGGCGACGGACGCGTCGGCGAGCTCGTCACCGAGAACGCCCTGCGTCTCGCGGATGTGCCCGCACGTCTCGCGGGGGAGGGGCACCCCGCGCTCGTGGAGGTGCGGGGCGAGGTGTTCATCCCGGTCGCCGCCTTCGAGCGCCTCAACGAGCTGCAGGCCGAACTGCGCGAGCGCGCCTTCGCGGAATCCGCCGAGCGCGCGAAGGGCCGCTCCGCCGCCTTCGACGAGGAGCGGGCGCGGCTCTCGGCCGCACGCCGCTTCCCGGCTTTCGCCAACCCGCGCAACGCGGCATCCGGCGGTCTCCGCCAGCAGCTCGACAAGAAGGACGGCCTCGAGCTCGAGGCCGCGCTCGCCCGCATCGGTGCGCTGCGCCTGTTCGTGCACGGCATCGGCGCCTGGCCCGACCCGCCGGTCGCCGCCCAGAGCGAGGTGTACGACATCCTGCGCGGCTGGGGACTGCCGACCACCCCGTACAGCCCGGTGAGCGCGGATGTCGACGGCGTGCTCGCCTACGTCGCCCACTACGGTGAGCATCGCCACGATGTCGAGCACGAGATCGACGGCATCGTCGTGAAGGTCGACGAGCTCGCCCTCCACGACGAGCTCGGCGCCACGAGCCGTGCCCCGCGCTGGGCAATCGCGTACAAGTACCCTCCGGAGGAGGTGCAGACGCGGCTGCTCGACATCGTCGTCTCGGTCGGGCGCACCGGCCGGGCCACCCCGTTCGCCGTCATGGAGCCGGCGCGCGTGTCGGGGTCCACCGTGCGGCAGGCCACCCTCCACAACCAGGACGTCGTGAAGGCGAAAGGCGTGCTGATCGGCGACACCGTGGTGCTGCGCAAGGCGGGGGATGTGATCCCCGAGGTGCTCGGTCCGGTGGTCGAACTGCGCGACGGCACCGAGCGCGAGTTCGTGATGCCCGCGAACTGCCCCGAATGCGGTACGCCGCTCGCGCCCGCCAAGGAGGGCGACATCGACCTGCGCTGCCCGAACGCCCGCGCCTGCCCCGCGCAGGTGCGGGGGCGTGTCGAGCACATCGGATCGCGCGGGGCGCTCGACATCGAGGGCCTCGGCGAGGTGGGGGCGGCGGCGCTCACCCAGCCCGAGAGTCCGAAGCCGGCCCCGCTCGAGACGGAGGCGGGGCTGTTCGACCTCACCCTCGAGCAGCTCATGCCGATCGAGGTCGTGGTGCGCGACGTGGAGACGGGTGAGCGCAAACGGCTCGACGACGGCTCGCTCGACACCCGCACCCCGTTCCGCAAGATCGTTCAGCAGGCCCGCAAGGACCAGCCCGCGATCGAGGGACCGTCCGAGGCGGCGAAGACGCTGCTCGACGAGCTCGAGAAGGCGAAGTCGAAGGAGCTCTGGCGCTTCCTCGTCGCCCTCAACATCCGCCACGTGGGGCCGGTGGCCGCGCGCGCCCTCGCCGACTGGTTCGGCTCGCTCGCCGCCATCCGCTCCGCCACCCGTGACGAGCTCGCCGCCGTGGACGGCGTGGGCGGCATCATCGCCGATGCGGTGCTCGACTGGTTCACGGTGGATTGGCACCTCGAGATCGTGGAGCGCTGGGCCGCGGCGGGGGTTCCGTGGGCCACCCCGGGGCATCCGGGACCCGGGCGGGCCGCGGCGATCGACGGGCCGCTCTCCGGCCTCACGATCGTCGTCACGGGGTCCATGCCGGAGCATTCCCGCGACGGCGCGCAGGAGGCCGTGATCGCCGCGGGGGGCAAGGCCGCCTCGAGCGTGAGCAAGAAGACCGACTATGTGGTGATCGGGC
- the mnmA gene encoding tRNA 2-thiouridine(34) synthase MnmA — translation MRILAAMSGGVDSAVAAARAVEAGHEVVGVHLALSRAPGTLRTGSRGCCTIEDSMDARRAAAKLGIPFYVWDFSERFRDDVIDDFVAEYAAGRTPNPCMRCNERIKFAALLEKALALGFDAVVTGHYAEVRRGPDGVELHRAAAWAKDQSYVLGVLTTEQLEHAWFPLGATPSKAEVRAEAEARGLSVAAKPDSHDICFIPDGDTRGWLAERVGAEEGPILDRDGTRLGTHPGAAAFTVGQRKGLNIGYPSADGRPRFVLEVRPKTNEVIVGPKEALAISELAGSRFSWAGIAPADAVDGFACEVQVRAHAEPVAATARVEGGELVVRVDAPLEGVAPGQTAVVYVGTRVVGQTTIDRTVSAVPARA, via the coding sequence ATGCGGATCCTGGCGGCGATGAGCGGCGGCGTCGACAGCGCCGTCGCGGCGGCGCGCGCCGTCGAGGCCGGCCACGAGGTGGTGGGCGTGCACCTCGCCCTCAGCCGCGCCCCGGGAACGCTGCGCACCGGATCCCGCGGCTGCTGCACGATCGAGGACTCGATGGATGCCCGCCGCGCCGCCGCGAAGCTCGGCATCCCCTTCTATGTCTGGGACTTCTCGGAGCGCTTCCGCGACGACGTGATCGACGACTTCGTGGCCGAGTACGCCGCCGGCCGCACCCCCAACCCCTGCATGCGCTGCAACGAGCGCATCAAGTTCGCGGCCCTGCTCGAGAAGGCGCTCGCGCTCGGCTTCGACGCGGTCGTCACCGGGCACTACGCCGAGGTGCGGCGGGGTCCGGACGGCGTCGAGCTGCACCGCGCCGCCGCGTGGGCGAAGGATCAGTCGTACGTGCTCGGCGTGCTCACGACCGAGCAGCTGGAGCACGCGTGGTTCCCGCTGGGCGCGACCCCGTCGAAGGCGGAGGTGCGGGCGGAGGCCGAGGCGCGCGGGCTCTCGGTGGCGGCGAAGCCTGACAGCCACGACATCTGCTTCATCCCCGACGGCGACACCCGCGGCTGGCTCGCCGAGCGGGTCGGCGCCGAGGAGGGTCCGATCCTCGACCGTGACGGCACGCGGCTCGGCACCCATCCCGGCGCGGCCGCCTTCACGGTCGGCCAGCGCAAGGGGTTGAACATCGGCTACCCCTCGGCGGATGGCCGCCCGCGTTTCGTGCTCGAGGTGCGTCCGAAGACGAACGAGGTGATCGTCGGCCCGAAGGAGGCGCTCGCGATCTCCGAGCTCGCCGGATCCCGGTTCAGCTGGGCCGGCATCGCGCCCGCGGATGCGGTGGACGGTTTCGCGTGCGAGGTGCAGGTGCGCGCCCACGCCGAGCCGGTCGCCGCGACGGCACGGGTGGAGGGCGGCGAGCTCGTCGTCCGCGTCGACGCCCCGCTCGAGGGGGTCGCCCCGGGGCAGACCGCGGTGGTCTACGTCGGCACGCGCGTCGTCGGCCAGACCACGATCGACCGCACCGTCTCCGCCGTGCCCGCCCGCGCGTGA